Proteins from a single region of Fusobacterium gonidiaformans ATCC 25563:
- the ileS gene encoding isoleucine--tRNA ligase — MSEKDYAETLHLPKTNFQMKGNLPNKEPNYIKKWEDNKIYEKGLAKGKESFILHDGPPYANGNTHIGHALNKILKDIIIKYKTLQGYKAPYIPGWDTHGLPIELKVMEKLGSKAKDMTALEIRQLCKEYALKWVDIQREEFIRMGVIGKWEDPYLTLKPQFEAKQLQIFGELYANGYIFKGLKPIYWSPVTETALAEAEIEYHDHTSPSIYVRMKANSDLLEKISLSEEAYVVIWTTTPWTLPANVAISLNPDFDYGVYKTEKGNLILGKDLADTAFAEMGIENPELVKEFKGSTLEMTSYQHPFLDRTGYIILGTHVTADAGTGCVHTAPGHGQEDYVVGCRYNMPIVSPINYKGYLTEEAGPLFAGLFYEKANKAIIDHLTETGFLLKMKEITHSYPHDWRSKTPVIFRATEQWFVKAEGSDLREKALRALDDVEFIPAWGRNRIGSMLETRPDWCISRQRVWGVPIPVFYNEETGEEIFNQDILNHVISFVEKEGSDAWLLHTSEELIGEENLKKYHLEGISLRKETNIMDVWFDSGSSHRAVLETWEGLRWPADLYLEGSDQHRGWFQTSLLTSVGSRGVAPFKKILTHGFVNDGKGEKMSKSKGNVVAPEKIIKQYGADILRLWCASVDYREDVKISDNIVKQMAETYRRVRNTARYILGNSYGFDPKKDAVPYQDLLEIDKWALHKLEMLKKSVGESYEKYEFYNVFQEIHYFAGIDMSAFYLDIIKDRLYTEKEDSIARRSAQTVMIEILMTLVKMIAPILSFTAEEIWEHLPETLRDQESVLLTDWYVMKEEYINEEIAEKWSKIQKVRKDANKLLEKARQGENRIIGNSLDAKVQCYTEDAGLKAFLENNHETLEAALIVSQVEILSEKTENFVAGEEYKELFLQVLHADGEKCDRCWKYSTNLGTKEDHPHLCPRCSSVVE; from the coding sequence ATGAGTGAGAAAGATTATGCAGAGACATTGCATCTTCCAAAGACGAACTTTCAGATGAAAGGAAATCTTCCAAACAAGGAACCAAATTATATTAAAAAATGGGAAGACAATAAAATTTATGAAAAAGGCTTAGCAAAAGGAAAGGAAAGTTTTATTTTACATGATGGACCTCCTTATGCAAATGGAAATACACATATTGGACATGCTTTAAATAAAATCTTAAAAGATATTATTATAAAATATAAAACATTACAAGGATATAAGGCTCCATACATTCCTGGTTGGGATACTCATGGACTTCCTATTGAATTAAAAGTAATGGAAAAATTAGGATCAAAAGCAAAAGATATGACTGCTTTAGAAATTAGACAACTATGCAAAGAATATGCTTTGAAATGGGTAGATATTCAAAGAGAAGAATTTATTCGTATGGGAGTTATTGGAAAATGGGAAGATCCTTATTTGACATTAAAGCCTCAATTTGAAGCAAAGCAACTTCAAATTTTTGGTGAATTATATGCAAATGGATATATTTTCAAAGGATTAAAACCAATCTACTGGTCACCTGTTACAGAAACTGCTTTGGCAGAAGCAGAAATTGAATATCATGACCATACGTCACCATCCATTTATGTAAGAATGAAAGCCAATTCTGATTTATTAGAAAAGATTTCATTGTCAGAAGAAGCTTATGTTGTGATTTGGACAACAACTCCATGGACTTTGCCGGCAAACGTAGCCATTTCTTTAAATCCTGATTTTGATTATGGAGTGTATAAAACAGAAAAAGGAAACTTAATTTTAGGAAAAGATTTAGCAGACACTGCTTTTGCAGAAATGGGAATTGAAAATCCGGAATTAGTGAAAGAGTTTAAGGGTTCTACATTAGAAATGACAAGTTACCAACATCCATTCTTGGATAGAACAGGATATATTATCTTAGGAACTCATGTTACAGCCGATGCCGGAACAGGTTGTGTTCATACAGCTCCAGGCCATGGACAAGAAGACTATGTAGTAGGTTGCCGATATAATATGCCGATTGTTTCTCCTATTAACTACAAAGGATATTTAACAGAAGAAGCAGGGCCTTTGTTCGCAGGTTTGTTCTATGAAAAGGCAAACAAAGCAATTATTGACCATTTAACAGAAACAGGTTTCTTATTAAAAATGAAAGAAATCACTCACTCCTATCCACACGATTGGAGATCGAAAACTCCGGTTATTTTCCGTGCCACAGAACAATGGTTTGTAAAAGCGGAAGGTTCTGATTTACGAGAAAAAGCATTGAGAGCTCTAGATGATGTAGAATTTATTCCTGCTTGGGGAAGAAATCGAATTGGCTCTATGTTGGAAACAAGACCTGACTGGTGTATTTCTCGTCAAAGAGTATGGGGAGTTCCGATTCCGGTTTTCTATAATGAAGAAACAGGAGAAGAAATTTTTAATCAAGATATTTTAAATCATGTGATTTCCTTTGTAGAAAAAGAAGGTAGTGATGCATGGTTGTTACATACTTCGGAAGAATTGATTGGAGAAGAAAATTTAAAGAAATATCATTTAGAAGGAATTTCTTTGCGAAAAGAAACAAATATTATGGACGTTTGGTTTGATTCAGGAAGTTCTCACCGAGCTGTATTGGAAACTTGGGAAGGATTACGATGGCCTGCAGACTTATACTTAGAAGGATCAGATCAACATAGAGGATGGTTCCAAACTTCTTTATTGACTTCTGTCGGTTCAAGAGGGGTTGCTCCATTTAAGAAGATTTTGACTCACGGATTCGTTAATGACGGAAAAGGGGAAAAAATGTCAAAGTCGAAAGGGAATGTAGTTGCTCCTGAAAAAATTATTAAACAATATGGAGCGGATATTTTAAGACTTTGGTGTGCTTCTGTTGACTATCGTGAAGATGTTAAAATTTCGGATAATATCGTAAAACAAATGGCAGAAACGTATCGAAGAGTTCGTAATACGGCAAGATATATTTTAGGAAACAGCTATGGCTTTGATCCGAAGAAAGATGCAGTTCCTTATCAAGATTTATTAGAAATTGATAAATGGGCATTGCATAAATTAGAAATGCTAAAGAAAAGTGTCGGAGAAAGTTATGAAAAATATGAATTCTATAACGTATTCCAAGAAATTCACTATTTTGCAGGAATTGATATGTCAGCTTTCTATTTAGATATTATCAAAGACAGATTATATACAGAAAAAGAAGATTCTATTGCAAGAAGATCTGCTCAAACAGTGATGATTGAAATTTTAATGACTTTAGTAAAAATGATTGCACCGATCCTTTCTTTCACAGCGGAAGAAATTTGGGAGCATTTACCTGAAACATTACGAGATCAAGAATCTGTGTTATTGACAGATTGGTATGTCATGAAAGAAGAATATATCAATGAAGAAATTGCAGAAAAATGGTCGAAAATTCAAAAAGTTAGAAAAGATGCCAACAAATTATTAGAAAAAGCAAGACAAGGAGAAAATAGAATTATCGGAAACTCTTTGGATGCAAAAGTACAATGTTACACAGAAGATGCAGGTTTGAAAGCTTTCTTAGAAAACAATCATGAAACGTTAGAAGCTGCTTTAATTGTATCTCAAGTGGAAATTTTATCAGAAAAAACAGAAAATTTTGTAGCAGGAGAAGAATATAAAGAACTATTCTTACAAGTTCTTCATGCAGATGGAGAAAAATGTGATCGATGTTGGAAGTATTCTACGAACCTAGGAACGAAAGAAGATCATCCACATCTTTGTCCAAGATGTAGTTCTGTGGTAGAATAG
- the lspA gene encoding signal peptidase II, translating to MIYIILFVMLLVLDQFTKYIVEQSFYLSESIPIIDEVFNFTYVENRGIAFGLFQGRLSIISILTVVAIVAIFIYVLRNKKTLSILEHFGYTLILSGAVGNMIDRLFRGFVVDMLDFRGIWSFVFNLADVWINVGVFLLIVDYLILRRNEK from the coding sequence ATGATATACATAATTTTATTTGTGATGTTATTAGTGCTAGACCAATTTACAAAATACATTGTAGAGCAAAGTTTTTATCTGTCAGAAAGTATTCCTATTATTGATGAGGTATTTAATTTTACTTATGTAGAGAATCGAGGAATTGCTTTTGGCTTGTTTCAAGGAAGATTGAGTATTATTTCTATTTTGACAGTTGTTGCCATTGTTGCCATTTTCATCTATGTATTGAGAAATAAAAAAACTCTCTCTATTTTGGAACATTTTGGATATACTTTAATTTTATCAGGAGCAGTCGGAAATATGATAGACCGACTGTTTCGAGGCTTTGTTGTAGATATGTTAGACTTTCGTGGAATTTGGTCTTTTGTATTTAACTTAGCAGATGTTTGGATCAATGTAGGAGTATTTTTACTGATTGTAGATTATCTCATCCTACGTAGAAACGAAAAATAG
- the glyQ gene encoding glycine--tRNA ligase subunit alpha, with product MTFQEIIFALQKFWGSHGCVLGNPYDIEKGAGTFNPNTFLMSLGPEPWNVAYVEPSRRPKDGRYGENPNRVYQHHQFQVIMKPSPINIQELYLESLRVLGIEPEKHDIRFVEDDWESPTLGAWGLGWEVWLDGMEVTQFTYFQQVGGLELDIVPVEITYGLERLALYIQNKENVYDLEWTEGIKYGDIRYQFEFENSKYSFELASLEKHFAWFDQFEEEAGKILDEGLVLPAYDYVLKCSHVFNILDSRGAISTTERMAYILRVRNLARRCAEVFVQNRKDLGYPLLKKEAK from the coding sequence ATGACGTTTCAAGAAATTATTTTTGCTTTGCAAAAATTCTGGGGATCTCATGGATGTGTGTTAGGAAATCCATACGATATTGAAAAAGGAGCAGGGACATTCAATCCGAATACATTTTTGATGTCACTTGGACCGGAACCATGGAATGTAGCTTATGTAGAGCCATCAAGAAGACCAAAGGATGGAAGATATGGAGAAAATCCGAATCGGGTATATCAACATCACCAATTTCAAGTGATTATGAAACCGTCTCCTATCAACATTCAAGAATTGTATCTAGAAAGTTTACGTGTTTTAGGAATTGAACCGGAAAAACATGATATTCGTTTTGTAGAAGATGACTGGGAATCTCCAACTTTAGGAGCTTGGGGACTTGGTTGGGAAGTTTGGCTGGATGGAATGGAAGTAACGCAATTCACTTACTTCCAACAAGTAGGAGGATTGGAATTAGATATTGTTCCGGTAGAAATTACTTATGGATTGGAAAGATTAGCTTTATATATTCAAAATAAAGAAAATGTTTACGATTTGGAATGGACAGAAGGAATTAAATATGGAGATATTCGTTATCAATTTGAATTTGAAAATTCAAAATATTCTTTTGAATTAGCAAGTTTAGAAAAGCATTTTGCATGGTTTGATCAGTTTGAAGAAGAAGCCGGAAAAATTTTAGATGAAGGGTTAGTACTTCCTGCATATGACTATGTATTGAAATGTTCTCACGTATTTAATATTTTGGATTCAAGAGGAGCTATTTCTACCACAGAAAGAATGGCATATATTTTAAGAGTTCGAAATCTTGCTAGAAGATGTGCAGAAGTATTTGTACAAAATAGAAAAGACTTAGGATATCCTTTGTTGAAGAAGGAGGCAAAATAA
- the glyS gene encoding glycine--tRNA ligase subunit beta → MRLLFEIGMEENPARFLEPALAELKKNFMNKCKAERIAHGEVKMYGTPRRLILCAEEVAEQQEDLNELNIGPTKSIAFLNGEITRAGIGFAKSQGIDPVDLEIIQTDKGEYIAARKSLQGQATKTLLPELLKSLVLELSFPKSMKWSDLKIRFARPIEWFLAMADSEVVEFEIEGMKSSNHSKGHRFFGKEFTVNSVEDYFVKIRENNVIIDIQERKKMIREDILSKIAEDEQVVIEEGLLSEVTNLVEYPYPIVGTFNSDFLEVPQEVLIISMEVHQRYFPILDKNGKLLPKFVVIRNGIEDSDNVRIGNEKVLSARLADARFFYKEDLRNHLENNVEKLKHVVFQKDLGTIYQKIKRTQEICEILLAKLHLEEKRETVLRTAYLAKADLVSNMIGEKEFTKLQGFMGADYALKFGEKEEVSKGIREHYYPRFQGDELPQVVEGILVGIADRLDTLVGCFGVGVIPSGSKDPFALRRAALGIVNIILNSKLDLSLRELVNASLDTLAKDGVLKRDRAEVEKEVMEFFKQRLINVFSEKMDRDIVAAVLEVQSEDAMDAFTRMQALKAFLTQEGAKDLLDLAKRVGNISKEAKSREVNVTLFQQEEEKELYHYTEKTKMEIESLVSDKNYAGYLAAVLASKEIVTKYFNAVKVMDENVEIQNNRISQLGLLSSLYQKLADLSVLEER, encoded by the coding sequence ATGAGATTATTATTTGAAATTGGAATGGAAGAAAATCCTGCTCGATTTTTGGAACCGGCTTTAGCAGAATTAAAAAAGAATTTTATGAATAAATGTAAAGCGGAAAGAATTGCTCATGGAGAGGTTAAAATGTATGGAACTCCAAGAAGATTGATTCTTTGTGCAGAAGAAGTAGCAGAACAACAAGAAGACTTAAATGAATTAAATATAGGACCTACAAAAAGTATTGCTTTTTTAAATGGAGAAATTACAAGAGCAGGAATTGGATTTGCCAAGTCACAAGGAATTGATCCTGTGGATTTGGAAATCATTCAAACAGACAAAGGAGAATACATTGCTGCTAGAAAGTCATTACAAGGGCAAGCAACAAAAACTTTATTACCGGAGTTGTTAAAATCTTTAGTGTTGGAGTTATCTTTCCCAAAATCTATGAAATGGTCTGATTTAAAAATCCGATTTGCAAGACCGATTGAATGGTTTTTGGCAATGGCAGATTCTGAAGTTGTAGAATTTGAAATTGAAGGAATGAAATCTTCCAATCATTCCAAGGGACATCGTTTCTTTGGAAAAGAATTTACGGTAAATTCTGTGGAAGATTATTTTGTGAAGATTCGAGAAAATAATGTTATTATTGACATTCAAGAAAGAAAAAAAATGATACGAGAAGATATTCTTTCTAAAATTGCAGAAGATGAACAAGTTGTTATTGAAGAAGGATTATTATCAGAAGTCACAAATTTGGTAGAATATCCATACCCTATCGTAGGAACTTTTAACTCTGATTTCTTGGAAGTACCACAAGAAGTGCTGATTATTTCTATGGAAGTACATCAAAGATATTTTCCAATTTTAGATAAAAATGGAAAATTATTACCTAAATTTGTAGTCATTCGAAATGGAATTGAAGATTCGGATAATGTAAGAATAGGGAATGAAAAAGTGTTGTCTGCAAGATTGGCGGATGCTCGTTTCTTCTATAAAGAAGATTTGAGAAATCATTTAGAAAACAATGTAGAAAAATTGAAACATGTTGTTTTCCAAAAAGATTTAGGAACCATTTACCAAAAAATTAAAAGAACACAAGAAATTTGTGAGATCTTACTTGCAAAGTTGCACTTAGAAGAAAAAAGAGAAACAGTATTAAGAACAGCTTATTTAGCAAAGGCTGACTTAGTTTCTAATATGATTGGAGAAAAAGAATTTACAAAATTACAAGGATTTATGGGAGCGGATTATGCTTTAAAATTCGGGGAAAAAGAAGAGGTATCAAAAGGAATTCGAGAACATTATTATCCAAGATTCCAAGGAGATGAACTTCCTCAAGTTGTGGAAGGAATTTTGGTAGGAATTGCGGATCGATTGGATACTTTAGTAGGATGTTTCGGAGTAGGAGTGATTCCAAGTGGTTCTAAGGATCCTTTTGCTTTACGAAGAGCAGCCTTAGGAATTGTAAATATTATCTTAAATTCTAAACTAGATTTATCATTACGAGAGTTAGTGAATGCGTCTTTAGATACTTTAGCAAAAGATGGAGTTTTAAAGCGAGATAGAGCAGAAGTAGAAAAAGAAGTGATGGAATTTTTCAAACAAAGACTTATCAATGTTTTCTCTGAAAAAATGGATCGAGATATTGTAGCTGCAGTATTAGAAGTGCAATCGGAAGACGCTATGGATGCTTTTACAAGAATGCAAGCTTTGAAGGCTTTCTTAACACAAGAGGGAGCGAAAGATTTATTGGATTTAGCGAAGAGAGTAGGAAACATCTCAAAAGAAGCAAAATCTAGGGAAGTCAATGTAACTTTATTCCAACAAGAAGAAGAAAAAGAGCTTTATCATTATACAGAAAAAACAAAAATGGAAATTGAAAGTTTAGTATCGGATAAAAATTATGCAGGATATTTAGCAGCAGTATTAGCAAGTAAAGAAATTGTTACGAAGTATTTTAATGCTGTTAAAGTTATGGATGAAAATGTAGAAATTCAAAACAATAGAATTTCTCAATTGGGACTTTTGAGTTCTTTATATCAAAAACTTGCTGATTTAAGTGTTTTAGAAGAAAGATAG
- the folE gene encoding GTP cyclohydrolase I FolE — protein MDEKRIAKAFEEILEAIGENRNREGLEETPIRVAKSYQELFSGIGQDPRKVLQRTFNVKKNDYIIEKQIDFYSMCEHHFLPFFGKIDIAYIPNGKILGFGDLLKLVDILSKRPQIQERLTEEIVTYLYEELRCQGVFVRVKAKHLCMTMRGEKKENTEIITVSSNGVFEMDSQKRFEVLQLLNS, from the coding sequence ATGGATGAGAAGAGAATTGCAAAGGCGTTTGAGGAAATTTTAGAGGCAATCGGAGAAAATAGAAATCGAGAAGGATTAGAAGAAACTCCAATACGAGTTGCTAAGAGTTATCAAGAATTGTTTTCGGGGATAGGTCAAGATCCCCGAAAAGTATTGCAACGAACTTTCAATGTGAAGAAAAATGACTATATTATAGAAAAACAAATTGATTTTTATTCGATGTGTGAACATCATTTTTTACCTTTTTTTGGAAAAATTGATATTGCCTATATTCCGAATGGAAAAATTTTAGGCTTTGGAGATTTGTTAAAGTTGGTAGATATTCTATCTAAAAGGCCTCAAATTCAAGAGAGGTTAACAGAGGAAATTGTAACATATTTGTATGAAGAATTAAGGTGTCAGGGAGTTTTTGTAAGAGTAAAAGCAAAGCATCTATGTATGACAATGAGAGGCGAAAAGAAAGAAAATACAGAAATTATTACGGTATCTTCGAATGGAGTTTTTGAAATGGACTCTCAAAAACGTTTTGAAGTTCTTCAATTATTAAATTCTTAG
- the folK gene encoding 2-amino-4-hydroxy-6-hydroxymethyldihydropteridine diphosphokinase produces the protein MDKIYIEKLEFRAYHGVFPEEKKLGQKFIVSLELELDTREAALSNNLDKTLHYGLISERVESLVLEKSYDLLESLAEKIAETLLLEYPVLQGIKVRVDKPQAPIPLSFQTVAIEIYRSWHRVYLSLGSNLGDKKGNLDRAIEEISSLVHTEVIRKSSFLETEPFGYLEQDTFVNACIEIKTLLTAKEVLKACLGIEEKMGRQRLIKWGPRNIDIDILFYDKEIYDEDNLVVPHPWIEERMFVLEPLCEIAPNYIHPILKKTIFMLKRGIEHETTL, from the coding sequence ATGGATAAAATATATATTGAAAAATTAGAGTTTAGAGCTTATCATGGAGTTTTTCCGGAAGAAAAAAAGTTAGGACAGAAGTTTATTGTTTCTTTAGAATTGGAGCTGGATACAAGAGAGGCTGCTCTTAGTAACAATTTGGATAAAACCTTACATTATGGATTGATTTCCGAAAGAGTAGAGAGCCTTGTGTTAGAGAAAAGTTATGACTTATTGGAAAGTTTAGCAGAGAAAATCGCAGAAACTTTATTGCTGGAATATCCTGTATTACAAGGGATAAAAGTTCGAGTAGATAAGCCACAAGCACCGATTCCTCTTTCTTTTCAAACAGTTGCGATAGAAATTTATCGTTCTTGGCATCGGGTATATTTATCGTTAGGTTCGAATCTGGGAGATAAAAAAGGAAATTTAGATAGAGCCATAGAGGAAATCTCCTCTTTAGTTCATACAGAAGTGATACGAAAAAGTTCTTTTTTAGAAACAGAACCTTTTGGGTATTTAGAACAAGATACCTTTGTCAATGCCTGTATTGAAATTAAGACCTTATTGACAGCAAAAGAAGTATTAAAAGCTTGTTTAGGAATTGAGGAAAAAATGGGTAGGCAACGATTGATAAAATGGGGACCTAGAAATATTGACATCGATATTTTATTCTATGATAAAGAAATTTATGATGAAGATAATTTAGTGGTACCTCATCCTTGGATAGAAGAAAGAATGTTTGTACTAGAACCTTTATGCGAAATTGCTCCAAATTACATACATCCAATTTTAAAGAAAACAATCTTTATGTTGAAGAGAGGGATTGAACATGAAACTACATTGTAG
- the folP gene encoding dihydropteroate synthase produces the protein MKLHCRGLELELGKRTYIMGILNVTPDSFSDGGKYNHLDAALQHAQEMIEEGADILDIGGESTRPGHIQISEEEEIARVVPVIQALRKQFPTILLSIDTYKWRVAEAALKAGVHILNDIWGLQYDKGEMANLAKEYEVPVIIMHNQNTEEYQEDRIQALRKFFEKSFEIAEKANLSREYLILDPGLGFGKGFQGDVEILGRLSELRDMGPILLGTSKKRFIGTLLEGLPSEERVEGTTATTVIGIQQGVDIVRVHNVKENKRVAMVADAIYRKDYLCDNITYK, from the coding sequence ATGAAACTACATTGTAGAGGATTAGAGTTAGAACTTGGTAAAAGAACATATATCATGGGAATTTTGAATGTTACCCCCGATTCTTTTTCCGATGGAGGAAAATATAATCACTTAGATGCAGCTTTACAACATGCACAAGAAATGATAGAAGAGGGAGCAGATATTTTAGATATTGGAGGAGAGTCAACTCGCCCGGGGCATATTCAAATTTCAGAGGAAGAAGAGATTGCAAGAGTAGTACCTGTGATTCAAGCTTTACGAAAGCAATTTCCTACCATCCTGTTATCGATTGATACTTACAAATGGAGAGTTGCAGAAGCTGCTCTCAAAGCGGGAGTTCATATTTTAAATGATATTTGGGGATTACAATACGATAAGGGAGAAATGGCAAATCTAGCAAAAGAGTATGAAGTCCCTGTGATTATCATGCACAATCAAAACACAGAAGAGTATCAAGAAGATAGGATTCAAGCTTTACGAAAGTTTTTTGAAAAGAGTTTTGAGATTGCTGAAAAAGCAAACCTTTCTAGAGAATATTTAATTTTAGATCCAGGATTAGGATTTGGAAAAGGCTTCCAAGGAGATGTCGAAATTTTAGGAAGACTTTCTGAATTGCGTGATATGGGACCTATTTTACTTGGAACTTCGAAAAAAAGATTTATAGGAACTCTTTTAGAAGGACTTCCTTCCGAAGAAAGAGTCGAAGGGACAACGGCGACCACAGTGATAGGGATTCAACAAGGAGTTGATATTGTCCGAGTTCATAATGTAAAGGAAAATAAAAGAGTTGCAATGGTAGCAGATGCAATTTATCGAAAAGATTATTTATGTGATAATATCAC